A portion of the Candidatus Nitrosotenuis aquarius genome contains these proteins:
- a CDS encoding SDH family Clp fold serine proteinase: MPSWGEILTELQETGKQIKAPPFDVIRRKYLQLLYQKTGRNTILYATAWTKTGLSAHPDLLSITEEDIQGLMEVVHGLQGKELDLILHSPGGSPEAAEAFVSYLRKKFDDVRVIIPYAAMSAATMISCSSNRILMGNHSYLGPIDPQMIIPTQFGLRAIPALAILQQFDYATTDAKKDPKKLASWMPLLSQYPPGILIQCMNAIDLSKELVSKWLKNYMFGDKKGADKVVKKIANYLSDHDAFKTHSRHIDKEQARNIGLLIEDLEKDQELQDLVLSVYHATTHTFGGTNAVKIIENHLGKAYVNQTQQIPIQIPLMPPQIVPPIKPAPLPEDQAPPGS, translated from the coding sequence ATGCCATCGTGGGGAGAAATACTAACAGAATTACAAGAGACAGGCAAACAGATCAAAGCTCCTCCGTTTGATGTGATAAGAAGAAAATATCTTCAATTATTGTATCAAAAAACAGGCAGAAATACGATTCTTTATGCGACAGCATGGACAAAAACTGGTCTAAGTGCACATCCAGACTTGCTAAGCATTACTGAAGAAGACATTCAGGGGTTGATGGAAGTGGTACATGGTTTGCAGGGAAAAGAGCTTGATCTCATACTTCATAGTCCTGGCGGCTCACCTGAGGCTGCAGAAGCATTTGTTTCATACCTTAGAAAGAAATTTGACGATGTACGAGTGATAATTCCTTATGCTGCAATGTCCGCTGCAACTATGATTTCATGTTCATCCAATAGAATTTTGATGGGCAATCATTCCTATCTCGGACCAATAGATCCACAGATGATCATACCAACACAGTTTGGCTTAAGGGCAATTCCCGCATTGGCCATACTACAACAATTCGATTATGCCACAACAGATGCGAAAAAGGATCCAAAAAAACTGGCATCTTGGATGCCCCTACTCAGCCAGTATCCACCAGGAATTCTGATCCAATGCATGAATGCTATTGATTTGTCAAAAGAGCTTGTTTCAAAATGGTTGAAGAACTATATGTTTGGAGACAAAAAAGGTGCAGATAAAGTAGTTAAGAAAATTGCAAATTATCTATCAGATCACGATGCATTCAAAACACACAGCAGGCACATCGATAAAGAACAGGCTCGAAATATAGGACTCCTAATAGAAGATCTTGAAAAAGACCAAGAATTACAAGATCTAGTTCTATCGGTATATCATGCAACTACACATACGTTTGGAGGTACAAATGCAGTCAAGATTATTGAAAATCACCTTGGTAAGGCATACGTGAACCAAACCCAACAAATACCAATACAGATACCTCTCATGCCCCCACAAATTGTGCCACCAATAAAACCTGCTCCATTGCCTGAAGACCAAGCCCCACCAGGATCTTGA
- a CDS encoding Lrp/AsnC ligand binding domain-containing protein: MVKAVILVKSPKKLIAAKLGKLEYIYNSFPISGQFDAVAFVKVDDLAQIREITTKIQMIPGVERTETMMEIQ, encoded by the coding sequence ATGGTAAAGGCAGTCATACTTGTAAAGTCGCCAAAGAAACTAATTGCCGCAAAGCTAGGCAAGCTAGAATACATCTACAATTCATTTCCTATTTCAGGCCAGTTCGACGCAGTGGCATTTGTCAAAGTCGATGATCTGGCGCAGATTCGCGAGATCACCACAAAAATCCAGATGATCCCCGGTGTTGAGCGAACCGAAACCATGATGGAAATACAATAA
- the ilvA gene encoding threonine ammonia-lyase, with protein sequence MNPKYEDIVKIRNSYNNIIRKTPLYYSETFSKMSGSKIYIKAEFTQKTGSFKLRGAYAKIRSLTPDEKKHGVIAASAGNHAQGVAYASKLEKIPCTIVMPLTASPAKVAATRGYGAKVILDGINYDESWAKAQQISKKTGAKIIHAFDDPQIIAANGAIGLEILEDLPDVDEIYVPIGGGGLAAGVLVAVKSKKPNIKVIGVESKAFPAMKNSVKADRLQAVKGARTIADGIAVKMPGKNTFRIINELIDDIVTVDDTQIVKTMFLLMERAKTVVEPAGAVALAYLIHAKPAPNKKVVPIMGGGNVDMYLLGQIVSKGLAAMSRLVKIFILLKDKPGALKEVVDEIASLSVNIVEVTHDRLSSEIDAGTAGVTLSLETEGREHAQKLIAHLKSKNIQFKLLT encoded by the coding sequence TTGAACCCAAAATACGAAGACATTGTAAAGATTAGAAATTCCTACAACAACATCATTCGCAAAACTCCGCTGTATTATTCAGAGACATTTAGCAAAATGTCAGGCTCTAAGATTTACATCAAGGCGGAATTTACACAAAAGACAGGATCATTTAAGCTGAGAGGCGCATATGCAAAGATACGCTCGCTAACACCTGACGAAAAAAAACATGGAGTGATTGCGGCCTCTGCAGGAAATCATGCACAAGGCGTCGCATATGCATCCAAGCTTGAAAAAATTCCATGCACGATTGTAATGCCACTTACTGCATCGCCTGCCAAGGTTGCGGCAACCCGCGGTTATGGGGCCAAGGTAATCCTAGATGGGATCAACTATGACGAATCCTGGGCAAAGGCACAGCAGATATCAAAAAAGACAGGCGCAAAAATAATTCATGCATTTGACGATCCGCAAATCATAGCGGCAAACGGGGCAATCGGCCTTGAAATACTAGAAGACCTGCCAGATGTTGACGAAATCTATGTCCCAATTGGTGGTGGAGGCCTAGCTGCCGGAGTCCTAGTTGCAGTAAAAAGCAAAAAACCAAACATCAAGGTAATAGGAGTAGAATCAAAGGCATTTCCCGCAATGAAAAATTCCGTCAAGGCGGACAGACTGCAGGCAGTAAAAGGAGCAAGGACAATAGCTGATGGAATCGCCGTTAAAATGCCTGGCAAAAACACATTTAGAATAATCAACGAGCTAATTGACGATATTGTAACCGTAGACGATACCCAAATAGTAAAGACAATGTTTCTGCTAATGGAGAGAGCAAAAACAGTTGTAGAGCCGGCAGGCGCAGTTGCACTGGCATACCTCATTCACGCAAAACCTGCACCAAACAAAAAAGTTGTGCCAATCATGGGCGGGGGAAACGTAGACATGTACTTGCTAGGACAAATTGTGTCCAAGGGCCTTGCAGCCATGAGCAGGCTAGTCAAGATATTCATTTTGCTCAAGGACAAGCCGGGCGCTCTAAAGGAAGTGGTAGACGAGATTGCATCGCTTTCAGTAAATATTGTAGAGGTGACACATGACAGGCTCAGCTCCGAAATCGATGCTGGAACTGCAGGTGTGACGCTAAGCCTAGAAACAGAAGGAAGAGAACATGCTCAAAAGCTAATTGCGCACCTAAAATCAAAGAACATCCAATTCAAGCTTCTTACTTGA
- a CDS encoding VOC family protein, translating to MNIKRVGNVILAVKDLDKSTAFYHELLGLPIKNQRRTWVDLGQTGALLSLHPAAITSDHSSNSLEGGMVVGFLVGDLKSALDELKSRGVRVHRDIMDRDAGKNAIVLDPDGYMISLFEPKFADSQQQSKGYHGFAPA from the coding sequence GTGAACATAAAGCGCGTAGGAAACGTAATTCTGGCAGTCAAGGATTTGGACAAATCAACTGCTTTCTACCACGAGTTGCTTGGGCTGCCGATAAAAAACCAGAGACGTACTTGGGTGGACCTAGGACAAACAGGTGCACTGCTTAGCTTGCATCCAGCCGCAATTACATCAGACCATTCATCTAACAGCCTTGAAGGCGGAATGGTGGTCGGATTTTTGGTCGGAGACCTCAAATCAGCACTAGACGAGCTAAAGTCACGCGGGGTTCGAGTTCACCGCGATATTATGGACAGGGACGCAGGCAAAAACGCAATAGTGCTTGACCCAGACGGATACATGATATCTCTGTTTGAGCCAAAGTTCGCAGACTCGCAACAACAATCAAAGGGCTACCACGGATTCGCTCCGGCCTAA
- a CDS encoding VOC family protein has protein sequence MTNPPHGMHTATMCLTVKNSDAAIDFYKKVFDAQELFKMAGPDGKSVMHAEVKIGDSIIMLNDEMPQMGCMSPQSVGGTSSGIYLYVNNVDATLKKASENGAKIKMPATDAFWGDRMGNIEDPFGHNWTVATHIKDMTPDEIVKAGQEWMKTVCK, from the coding sequence ATGACAAATCCACCACATGGGATGCACACCGCAACAATGTGTCTTACTGTAAAAAATTCAGATGCCGCAATAGATTTTTACAAAAAAGTCTTTGACGCCCAAGAATTGTTCAAAATGGCAGGCCCTGACGGCAAGTCAGTAATGCATGCAGAAGTAAAGATTGGGGACTCTATCATAATGCTCAACGACGAAATGCCACAAATGGGCTGCATGTCTCCGCAATCAGTCGGTGGCACAAGCAGTGGAATTTATCTCTACGTGAATAATGTGGATGCCACACTCAAAAAGGCATCAGAAAACGGCGCCAAAATAAAAATGCCTGCAACGGACGCGTTTTGGGGAGACAGGATGGGAAACATTGAAGATCCTTTTGGTCACAACTGGACCGTTGCAACTCACATCAAGGACATGACTCCTGATGAAATTGTAAAGGCAGGCCAAGAATGGATGAAAACCGTTTGCAAGTAA
- the purE gene encoding 5-(carboxyamino)imidazole ribonucleotide mutase translates to MMLPKKPLVGIIMGSSSDSKIMHNAAKTLDEFGIPHEDQIVSAHRTPTRLEEYAKYAEKNQFRVIIAGAGGSAHLPGMIASHTIIPVIGVPIMVYNDKSEKKSEFKFSAFGGMDSLLSIVEMPNGSPVATVGVNKAANAGLYAVKILATEFSELRPKLKKFKEKQHNSVLAESDELKKSGLAKFVAKKFK, encoded by the coding sequence TTGATGCTGCCAAAAAAGCCATTAGTTGGAATAATCATGGGTTCTAGCTCTGATAGCAAAATCATGCATAATGCGGCAAAAACACTGGATGAATTTGGAATACCGCACGAGGATCAAATTGTGTCTGCGCACCGCACTCCGACAAGGCTGGAAGAATACGCAAAATACGCGGAAAAAAACCAATTCCGTGTAATCATAGCTGGCGCCGGAGGCTCTGCTCACTTGCCAGGAATGATTGCATCACACACGATAATACCTGTAATTGGAGTTCCAATAATGGTGTACAATGACAAGTCGGAAAAAAAATCGGAATTCAAATTTTCGGCATTTGGCGGAATGGACTCGCTGCTTTCTATAGTGGAGATGCCAAATGGCTCGCCTGTTGCCACAGTTGGGGTCAACAAGGCTGCAAATGCCGGACTATATGCGGTTAAAATCTTGGCAACAGAATTCTCTGAGCTCAGACCAAAACTCAAAAAATTCAAAGAAAAACAGCACAACTCTGTTCTGGCAGAATCGGACGAGCTCAAAAAATCCGGACTGGCAAAGTTTGTGGCAAAAAAATTCAAGTAA
- a CDS encoding 5-(carboxyamino)imidazole ribonucleotide synthase encodes MMKVLGLIGGGQLGMMITEAAKKMQDHISEVIVLDPTPNCPAAKVGAKQIVADFKDEKAIFELADKVDILTYEIESGNSEVLKQAESKTMINPSPETLRIIQDKFLQKSFLAQNKIPVTDFVEIKSLDDLKEKIKQFGYPALLKARRDAYDGRGNYKIKSHDDLEPAYSSFPGKSLMLEKFVDFKMEVSVIAARNTKGQIATYPVVENIHENNILKITIAPARVSENIAKQAEKIAHDTMDVLHGAGVFGIEMFVTREDQVMINEIAPRVHNSGHHTLQSSKTSQFEQHLRAILGLELGDTTLVHPTIMYNILGTDEFSGRYKISDFGAENLYLKMYGKEESKPQRKLGHFNLVDSTNTLGVEGLLKSLEAIKEQIKFIKT; translated from the coding sequence ATAATGAAGGTCTTGGGACTAATTGGCGGCGGTCAGCTAGGAATGATGATAACCGAGGCTGCAAAAAAGATGCAGGATCACATCTCAGAGGTAATCGTACTCGATCCTACCCCAAATTGCCCTGCTGCAAAGGTCGGAGCAAAGCAAATTGTGGCTGATTTTAAAGATGAGAAAGCGATTTTTGAGTTAGCAGACAAAGTAGACATTCTCACGTATGAAATAGAATCAGGCAACAGTGAGGTTCTCAAGCAAGCAGAGTCAAAGACTATGATAAACCCATCCCCAGAGACTTTGCGGATAATTCAGGACAAGTTTTTGCAAAAATCATTTCTTGCACAAAACAAAATACCAGTAACAGATTTCGTGGAAATAAAATCACTTGACGATCTAAAAGAAAAGATAAAACAATTTGGCTATCCTGCACTTCTCAAGGCAAGGCGTGATGCTTATGACGGCAGAGGGAATTACAAAATAAAATCCCACGATGATCTAGAACCAGCATACAGTAGTTTTCCTGGAAAATCACTAATGCTTGAAAAATTCGTAGACTTTAAAATGGAAGTGTCTGTGATTGCGGCACGAAACACCAAAGGGCAAATTGCCACATATCCCGTTGTGGAGAACATTCATGAGAACAACATTCTGAAAATAACAATCGCTCCCGCCCGCGTGTCAGAAAACATTGCCAAGCAGGCAGAAAAAATAGCACATGATACAATGGACGTTCTTCACGGAGCAGGTGTCTTTGGGATAGAGATGTTTGTCACAAGAGAGGATCAAGTCATGATAAACGAGATTGCGCCTCGAGTCCACAATTCTGGCCACCATACGCTACAGTCAAGCAAGACATCCCAGTTCGAACAGCACCTCAGGGCAATACTTGGCCTAGAGCTTGGCGACACCACTCTGGTACACCCGACAATCATGTACAATATTTTGGGAACGGACGAGTTTTCAGGTAGGTACAAGATATCAGATTTTGGCGCAGAGAATCTCTACCTCAAGATGTATGGAAAAGAAGAATCAAAACCGCAAAGAAAGCTAGGCCACTTTAATCTTGTAGACTCTACCAATACTCTCGGTGTTGAAGGGCTTCTCAAGTCGCTTGAAGCAATAAAGGAACAAATCAAATTCATTAAAACATAA
- a CDS encoding MEDS domain-containing protein, which produces MENYDHLAFTIHSDEDFGGQLTEFVLQGLKMNFLNVLILSERDAQKYAQILQENGINAFDLINSEDLVILSHEEIFDKANFGEIKPILKKMSKVTSLAKSKKKSGINVLGTIAGALAITGKHNECISLEKVWHESIPKFEIPIRVVCPYYPQVAPELVDSS; this is translated from the coding sequence ATGGAAAACTATGATCATCTGGCATTTACTATTCACAGTGACGAGGATTTTGGAGGACAACTCACAGAATTTGTATTGCAAGGCTTGAAGATGAATTTTCTAAATGTGTTGATTCTCTCAGAGCGTGATGCTCAAAAATATGCCCAGATTTTGCAAGAAAACGGGATCAATGCATTTGATCTTATCAACTCAGAAGATCTTGTAATACTATCACATGAAGAGATTTTTGACAAGGCTAATTTCGGTGAAATAAAGCCAATATTGAAGAAAATGAGCAAAGTGACTAGCCTTGCAAAATCAAAGAAAAAATCCGGCATAAATGTACTGGGAACAATTGCAGGCGCATTGGCAATAACAGGAAAACACAATGAATGCATCAGTCTTGAGAAAGTCTGGCACGAGTCAATCCCAAAGTTTGAGATCCCAATCAGAGTCGTCTGCCCATACTATCCCCAGGTTGCTCCAGAACTAGTCGACTCGTCCTAA
- a CDS encoding adenylate/guanylate cyclase domain-containing protein: MSSTEKNPQVDKPAPKKAKKDYSVIDMMLSKSSERVVDSETLIKETQNRVWRALKSGYEYSPHRDESDEFLRKHVFSRMKMVVLYVDLVGSTQITLDLPEDKVAIIITCFAQEMAQTIRHHGGFVLKFVGDAVIGYFPAEENQLQPADNAVMCAKSMLSVIQKGINPILNQYDYPDLAIKIGIDYGENMIVRYGSDAKKSHVDILGPVMNIAAKIQSMAKPNQILIGDDVYARIHPSIQNGFEKAVWKNNEWKYHRDDGNLYQVWIHTD, translated from the coding sequence TTGAGCAGCACAGAAAAAAACCCCCAAGTTGACAAGCCGGCACCAAAAAAGGCCAAAAAAGACTATAGTGTAATTGACATGATGCTATCAAAATCTTCGGAGCGCGTGGTGGACTCTGAGACATTAATCAAAGAGACACAAAACCGGGTCTGGCGCGCACTAAAAAGCGGATATGAGTATTCTCCACATCGAGATGAATCTGACGAATTTTTGAGAAAACATGTCTTTTCCAGAATGAAAATGGTAGTCCTGTATGTGGATTTGGTCGGCTCTACTCAAATCACACTGGATCTGCCAGAAGACAAAGTTGCCATAATTATCACGTGCTTTGCCCAGGAAATGGCGCAGACGATCCGACACCATGGTGGATTTGTCCTCAAATTCGTAGGCGATGCTGTAATTGGATACTTTCCGGCAGAGGAAAACCAGCTCCAGCCGGCAGACAATGCCGTCATGTGTGCAAAATCAATGCTCTCTGTGATCCAAAAGGGAATCAACCCAATCCTAAACCAATATGACTATCCTGACTTGGCAATCAAAATAGGAATAGACTATGGCGAAAACATGATAGTGCGATATGGTTCTGATGCCAAAAAATCACACGTCGACATTTTGGGGCCTGTAATGAACATTGCAGCAAAAATCCAGTCCATGGCAAAGCCAAACCAAATCCTAATCGGAGATGACGTCTATGCTAGAATACACCCCTCAATCCAAAACGGATTTGAAAAGGCGGTCTGGAAGAACAACGAGTGGAAGTATCATAGGGATGATGGCAACCTGTACCAAGTCTGGATTCACACTGATTAG